A region from the Salminus brasiliensis chromosome 22, fSalBra1.hap2, whole genome shotgun sequence genome encodes:
- the eif3c gene encoding eukaryotic translation initiation factor 3 subunit C isoform X2, producing MSRFFATGSDSESEESSSAEEITPKATGTAFNKQNLLLSDDEEDTKRVVRSAKDKRFEELTNLIKTIRNAMKIRDMAKCLEEFEQLCRAFLKSKAIVDKEGVPQFYIRLLADLEDYLNQLWEDKEGKKKMNKNNAKALSTLRQKIRKYNRDFETDIANYKENPEQSAEEEEEKEEAESGSSSESDDDAGESATAKNFMKKKPAAEPVPEASKFLKGAADDESESGDDDDDDEIWGSDSTDSGSESEDNEGNAASLALAFLKKAQDGDRQADRKKEERKKRSKKKERAEEEAEEEALEAEGGEWEKVRGGVPLVKEKPKMFAKGTEINTAVVVKKLNEILQARGKKGTDRAAQIELLHALAAISEENNLGQGISVKIKFNIIASLYDYNPNLATFMKPDMWKKCLDCIEELLDILFDNSNIFIGENIAEDSENLAVSEQPFRVRGCILTLVERMDEEFTKIMQNTDPHSQEYVDNLKDEGRVCNIIDRLLQYLENKGSTEEVCRVYLRRIMHTYYKFDYKTHRRCMGIQGESKSEQDQEESEGEDSAIIMDRLCKFIYAKDRTDRIRTCAILCHIYHHALHSRWYQARDLMLMSHLQDNIQHADPPVQILYNRTMVQLGICAFRQGMIKDAHNALLDIQSSGRAKELLGQGLLMRNMQERNAEQEKIEKRRQVPFHMHINLELLECVYLVSAMLLEIPYMAAHEFDARRRMISKQFHHQLRVGERQPLLGPPESMREHVVAASKAMKMGDWRTCHSFIINEKMNSKVWDLFPEAQRVREMLVRKIQEESLRTYLFTYSSVYDSISMETLAEMFQLELHTVHSIISKMIINEELMASLDQPTQTVVMHRTEPTSLQNMALQLAEKLGGLVENNERVFDLKQGVYGGYFNRDSDQRGGYQQRQGYQRDSDQRGGYQQRQGYQRDSDQRGGYQQRQGYQRDSDQRGGYQQRQGYQRDQKGGYQQKQGYQRGGYRSQNQGSY from the exons ATGTCCCGTTTCTTTGCCACCGGATCCGACAGTGAGTCGGAGGAGTCATCATCCGCTGAGGAGATCACCCCTAAAGCAACCGGGACTGCTTTCAACAAGCA GAATCTGTTGCTGAGCGATGATGAGGAGGACACTAAAAGAGTGGTACGCAGTGCCAAGGACAAGAG GTTTGAGGAGCTGACGAACCTTATCAAGACCATTCGCAATGCCATGAAGATCAGAGACATGGCGAAATGTCTGGAGGAGTTTGAACAGTTATGTCGAGCGTTCCTGAAGAGTAAAGCGATCGTGGACAAAGAGGGAGTGCCGCAGTTTTACATCCGCCTTCTCGCCGACCTGGAGGATTACCTCAACCAG CTATGGGAGGACAAGGAagggaagaagaagatgaacaaAAACAACGCCAAAGCCCTCAGCACCCTGCGCCAGAAGATCCGCAAATACAATCGCGACTTCGAGACTGATATCGCCAACTACAAGGAG AACCCAGAGCAGTCAgctgaggaagaggaagagaaggaagaaGCTGAGTCTG GTTCATCCTCAGAGAGCGACGACGATGCAGGAGAAAGTGCCACCGCCAAAAACTTCATGAAGAAGAAGCCTGCGGCTGAGCCGGTTCCTGAGGCCAGCAAGTTCCTCAAGGGCGCAGCG GATGACGAGTCGGAGAGTGGCGATGATGACGATGACGATGAAATCTGGGGCTCAGACTCCACGGACAGCGGCAGCGAGAGTGAGGACAATGAAGGAAATGCTGCCTCCCTGGCTCTGGCCTTCCTCAAAAA AGCTCAGGATGGAGACAGGCAGGCCGATCGCAAGAAGGAGGAGCGAAAGAAGAGGAGCAAGAAGAAGGAGCGTGCTGAGGAGGAGGCTGAAGAAGAGGCCCTGGAGGCGGAGGGAGGAGAATGGGAGAAGGTGAGGGGAGGCGTGCCACTGGTAAAGGAGAAACCCAAGATGTTTGCCAAGGGCACGGAGATCAACACTGCCGTGGTGGTGAAGAAGCTCAACGAGATCCTCCAGGCTCGAGGAAAGAAGGGAACTGACAG gGCTGCTCAGATTGAGCTCCTTCACGCTCTGGCGGCAATTTCCGAGGAGAACAACCTTGGCCAAGGCATCTCTGTGAAGATCAAGTTTAACATCATCGCCTCCCTTTACGACTACAACCCCAATTTGGCGACCTTCATGAAG CCGGATATGTGGAAGAAGTGTCTGGACTGCATTGAAGAGCTGCTGGACATCCTGTTCGATAACAGCAACATCTTTATTGGCGAGAACATCGCAGAGGACAGCGAGAACCTGGCCGTCTCTGAGCAG CCTTTCCGCGTCCGTGGCTGCATCCTGACCCTGGTGGAGAGGATGGATGAGGAGTTCACCAAGatcatgcagaacacagacccTCATTCCCAGG AGTATGTGGATAACCTGAAGGACGAGGGCCGCGTATGCAACATCATTGACCGGCTGCTGCAGTACCTGGAGAACAAGGGCAGCACTGAGGAGGTGTGTCGCGTCTACCTGCGCAGGATCATGCACACCTACTACAAGTTCGACTACAAGACCCACCGGCGCTGTATGGGCATACAGGGAGAGAGCAAG TCTGAGCAGGACCAagaagagagcgagggagaggacAGTGCGATCATCATGGACCGCTTGTGCAAGTTCATCTATGCCAAGGACCGCACCGACCGTATCCGCACCTGCGCCATCCTGTGCCACATCTACCACCACGCTTTGCATAGCCGCTGGTACCAGGCCCGCGATCTCATGCTCATGAGCCACCTTCAGGACAACATTCAGCACGCTGATCCTCCTGTGCAG aTCTTGTATAACAGGACCATGGTGCAGCTGGGCATCTGTGCTTTCCGACAGGGCATGATTAAAGATGCCCACAATGCACTGCTGGACATCCAGTCAAGCGGCAGGGCCAAGGAGCTGCTGGGTCAGGGCCTTCTCATGAGGAACATGCAGGAGAGGAACGCAGAGCAAGAGAAGATTGAGAAGAGGCGACAG GTGCCGTTCCACATGCACATCaacctggagctgctggagtgtgtgtacCTGGTTTCGGCCATGCTGCTGGAGATCCCCTACATGGCGGCCCACGAGTTCGATGCCCGCCGCAGGATGATCAGCAAGCAGTTCCATCACCAGCTGCGAGTGGGCGAGAGGCAGCCCCTGCTGG GACCCCCTGAGAGCATGAGGGAGCACGTTGTGGCCGCCAGCAAAGCCATGAAGATGGGCGACTGGCGTACCTGCCACTCATTCATCATAAATGAGAAAATGAACAGCAAAGTGTGGGACCTGTTCCCTGAGGCTCAGCGTGTTCGTGAAATGCTCGTCAG GAAGATTCAGGAGGAGTCTTTGCGCACCTACCTGTTCACCTACAGCAGTGTGTACGACTCCATCAG TATGGAAACCTTAGCAGAGATGTTTCAGTTGGAGTTGCACACAGTGCACAGCATCATCAGCAAAATGATCATCAACGAGGAGCTCATG GCATCTCTGGACCAGCCCACTCAGACAGTGGTGATGCACAGGACTGAGCCCACCTCCCTGCAGAACATGGCGCTGCAGCTGGCTGAGAAGCTGGGCGGCCTGGTGGAGAACAACGAGCGTGTCTTCGACCTCAAGCAGGGCGTCTATGGAGGCTACTTCAACAGAG ATTCAGACCAGAGGGGCGGTTACCAACAGAGGCAAGGTTACCAACGAG ATTCAGACCAGAGGGGCGGATACCAACAGAGGCAAGGATACCAACGAG ATTCAGACCAGAGGGGCGGATACCAACAGAGGCAAGGATACCAACGAG ATTCAGACCAGAGGGGCGGATACCAACAGAGGCAAGGATACCAACGAG ATCAGAAAGGTGGCTACCAGCAGAAGCAGGGCTACCAGCGAGGAGGCTACAGGTCCCAGAACCAGGGCTCGTACTGA